A window of Nocardia arthritidis genomic DNA:
CGCTGCGGCGCGTTCAGGTGCCCTTCGGATTCACCGATGCGTCACAGCGCGCCGTGCGGGAGCGGCTGAGCAATGCGCATTTGGCGCTGGATACCGTCCCGCGCATCCTCGCCGAGCGGGATCGGCTGGCCGCCAGGCTGTCTGGGCACCCGGCCGTGCGCGAGGTGTTTCCCTCGGACGCCAACTTCCTATTCGTCCGCCTACACGAGCACGAGCGCGCGATGGCGCGGCTGCGCGGGGCCGGGATCATGGTGGCCGACACCGGTCGGCTCGTTCCGGACACCTGCCGCATCTCCGTCGGCAGCCCGGAAGCGAACGATCTTCTGCTCCAAGTACTTTGAGCGTTGGAACGGCCGTTTCACCGCTGCGGCGGGAGGTCTATCGGATCGTTCGCGCCGCCTTTGACCTCGATGGTGAGATACGACAGCGGCGCGTCACCGATGTTCCTCATGTCGTGCAGGTGGTATCGCTCGGCGGGGAGCGGGAAGTAGCGGGTCTGTCCTCGGACGTAGGCGATCTCCCGTGACGTGCCGTCGCCCCCGTGCTGGCGGACCCGGCCGTCGGTGAGGGCGATCCAGAAGTAGTCCAGCACATGCCGGTGCATCGGGACGCGCTCGCCGGGTGCGAGGTGGGTTTCCCAGATGCGCAGCGCATCGGTCTCCCGCACCAGCGCCTGACCGATCCGGCCGTTGTGTGCGTTGTCGCCGAATTCCCGTAGCAGCGGCGGACTCCAGCGCGCGAAACCCTCCGCGACGATGGTGCCGATCAGTGGATTGTCGAACGGTGAATCCTTGCCCACGAACCGGGTCCTCTCGATTTCGATGTGCCCCAGCGGAATCCGACTGTCGATCCCCTGGCCGCGAATTGTGACTATAACGGAATACACAGCGCTCCACCGGATTTCGGCAATGCGAAGACGGCA
This region includes:
- a CDS encoding cupin domain-containing protein; this encodes MGKDSPFDNPLIGTIVAEGFARWSPPLLREFGDNAHNGRIGQALVRETDALRIWETHLAPGERVPMHRHVLDYFWIALTDGRVRQHGGDGTSREIAYVRGQTRYFPLPAERYHLHDMRNIGDAPLSYLTIEVKGGANDPIDLPPQR